The following are from one region of the Salicibibacter kimchii genome:
- the hemH gene encoding ferrochelatase, whose product MAKKKIGLLVMAYGTPRSLDEVEAYYTDIRHGRPPTQEALDDLINRYKAIGGISPLARITDEQMQALEDTLNDQSTDKSFKAYLGLKHIDPFIEDAVVKMKEDGIEEAVSLVLAPHYSTFSVKSYNGRALEKAEEIGGPTIHAVESWYKEPKFLQFWSEQLKQVYRRVNRENPVVIFSAHSLPEKILTDNDPYVDQLKETSRLIAEAAGIKNYEIGWQSEGNTADKWLGPDVQDLTRTLYEKHGYETFIYCPLGFVADHLEVLYDNDIECKIVTDDLGVNYERPPMPNTDPMFIEGLKDAVIKRLKLDEV is encoded by the coding sequence ATGGCAAAGAAAAAAATTGGATTATTAGTGATGGCGTATGGAACACCTAGAAGCCTTGATGAAGTGGAAGCATACTATACGGATATCCGCCACGGTCGACCACCCACGCAAGAAGCGCTAGACGATCTCATCAACCGATACAAAGCAATTGGCGGCATTTCGCCGCTTGCGCGCATAACAGACGAGCAAATGCAGGCTTTGGAAGACACGCTAAACGATCAGTCAACCGATAAATCGTTCAAAGCGTACCTCGGCCTCAAGCATATCGATCCTTTTATCGAAGACGCCGTTGTGAAAATGAAAGAAGACGGCATCGAAGAAGCGGTGTCGCTTGTCTTGGCTCCTCACTACTCAACATTTAGTGTTAAATCTTATAATGGGCGTGCACTCGAGAAGGCTGAAGAGATTGGCGGCCCAACCATACATGCCGTTGAAAGCTGGTACAAGGAGCCGAAGTTTCTGCAGTTTTGGAGCGAACAACTTAAACAGGTCTACCGGCGCGTCAATCGGGAAAATCCCGTCGTCATTTTTTCGGCGCACAGCTTGCCGGAAAAAATTCTCACCGATAATGATCCTTACGTCGATCAACTGAAAGAAACATCTCGCTTAATTGCAGAAGCTGCAGGCATCAAAAATTATGAAATAGGCTGGCAGAGCGAAGGCAACACCGCTGACAAGTGGCTTGGCCCCGACGTTCAAGACTTAACACGTACGCTCTACGAGAAACACGGCTATGAAACGTTCATCTATTGCCCCTTAGGGTTTGTGGCTGATCATTTGGAAGTGCTATATGATAATGACATCGAGTGTAAAATCGTCACCGATGATCTCGGTGTGAACTACGAGCGCCCTCCGATGCCGAATACGGATCCCATGTTTATCGAAGGCTTAAAAGATGCCGTCATCAAGCGTTTAAAGCTGGATGAAGTATGA
- a CDS encoding methyl-accepting chemotaxis protein: MKFYQPARIRTKLLSILLATTLCFVSGFVFIFFQITEINDRVEEMDQWRSYVIDAKDASHTFQEKYIFISDLQFQDDPDFNYYETLNERMDEHLENLEDGTNTDYSSEQLHHLHIQNDLFDSRVSHFIDLQISPDETSMGDLEFLTSNINERSANLQSYFTDNLEEASESAQEMMFYAILSSIIAAGAAVVLGGTIFIIFAGNMQKKIERIARRTKQVSAGHLNKDPLPVEGRDELASLSSEINAMTESLGNMVRGVSSASQTVASSSEALVTSAEEVNAGSQEVAGSVQEITDMQVGLDQSIRDSRETFQSMEQGLSHVYTAVREIVTESNQSNDQVADGLKRLNEALERMQSIRSQNEANAHTIESLGEASQNIEDVITLVKDISRQTNLLALNANIEATRAGEAGKGFAVVANEVRKLAAESEEATQNISQTIEMMTGDIEKSVEQSRQSTSLIAAGEKTIEEMYNTYQAILTSFTAVVQKADTIDTLVKQVTEKSQSIISHTEEVQKTSTNATDNSAAISSAIEEQVATMESINQASQELAAVANELDGQISRFHI, from the coding sequence GTGAAATTTTATCAACCTGCCCGTATTCGAACGAAACTGTTGTCTATTTTACTTGCCACCACGTTGTGCTTTGTCAGTGGATTTGTTTTTATTTTTTTTCAAATAACGGAGATTAATGACCGAGTGGAAGAGATGGATCAATGGCGTTCTTATGTCATCGATGCAAAAGATGCTTCACACACATTTCAGGAAAAATACATATTTATCTCTGATCTGCAGTTCCAAGATGACCCCGATTTCAACTACTACGAAACGTTAAATGAAAGAATGGATGAGCATCTGGAAAATTTGGAGGACGGGACCAACACGGATTACAGCAGTGAACAATTGCATCATCTCCATATTCAAAACGATTTGTTTGACTCCCGTGTTTCCCATTTTATTGACCTCCAGATATCGCCCGATGAAACATCCATGGGTGACTTGGAGTTTTTGACGTCCAACATCAATGAGCGCTCAGCGAATCTCCAGTCCTATTTTACTGACAATTTAGAGGAGGCCAGTGAGTCTGCGCAAGAGATGATGTTCTACGCGATACTATCAAGCATCATTGCCGCGGGGGCGGCAGTAGTCCTTGGGGGGACGATCTTCATCATTTTCGCAGGGAACATGCAAAAAAAGATCGAGCGTATCGCGAGAAGAACAAAACAGGTGAGTGCAGGGCACTTAAATAAGGATCCGCTCCCTGTGGAAGGGCGTGATGAACTGGCCTCTCTATCAAGCGAGATAAACGCTATGACCGAAAGCCTCGGAAACATGGTAAGAGGCGTATCATCAGCCTCCCAAACAGTGGCTTCCTCGAGTGAAGCGTTGGTCACCTCTGCAGAAGAAGTAAATGCCGGGTCACAAGAAGTAGCCGGTTCCGTTCAGGAAATTACCGATATGCAAGTCGGCCTTGATCAATCGATCCGTGATTCAAGAGAGACGTTCCAATCGATGGAACAAGGGCTTTCTCACGTGTATACTGCCGTACGGGAAATTGTTACGGAAAGCAATCAATCAAACGACCAAGTAGCCGACGGTTTAAAACGTTTAAATGAAGCGTTAGAACGCATGCAAAGCATTCGCTCCCAGAATGAAGCGAATGCCCATACCATTGAGTCCCTTGGGGAGGCTTCCCAAAATATTGAAGATGTGATCACCCTTGTTAAAGATATCTCCAGACAAACAAACTTACTGGCCTTGAATGCAAATATAGAAGCGACACGTGCCGGAGAAGCAGGTAAAGGGTTCGCGGTCGTTGCAAATGAAGTTCGTAAACTGGCGGCCGAAAGTGAAGAAGCGACCCAGAACATCTCCCAGACGATCGAAATGATGACCGGGGACATCGAGAAGTCCGTGGAACAATCACGGCAAAGCACTTCGCTTATCGCCGCGGGCGAAAAGACGATCGAAGAAATGTACAATACCTATCAGGCCATCCTTACCTCGTTCACCGCTGTCGTCCAGAAGGCCGACACCATTGATACGCTAGTCAAACAAGTGACTGAAAAAAGCCAATCGATCATTTCCCATACCGAGGAAGTCCAAAAAACGTCCACCAATGCCACGGATAATAGCGCTGCCATTAGTAGCGCGATTGAAGAACAGGTGGCCACCATGGAGTCCATCAATCAGGCGTCCCAAGAGTTGGCAGCAGTGGCTAACGAATTGGACGGACAGATCTCTCGATTCCATATCTAA
- a CDS encoding MBL fold metallo-hydrolase, with protein sequence MDEQEQTLHGPSGVKLPMTSKNDGLLEEVTTDVHCLTIKIVNVCFIGDVTGNWVLVDTGMPNGKEDLITALQNEFGPFTPPQAIILTHGHFDHVGAVAELVDEWQVPVYAHTLELPFLTGEKDYPEPDTSVEGGMVAKSSKAFPNEAIQLGNAVMPLPEQGKVPYLGEWQWVHTPGHAPGQIALFRERDRLLVSGDAVITVKQDELNKVYKQTQELQGPPRYLTTDWEAAKNSAEKLYNLNPEMIVPGHGVPMFGQALHAQFESLIRDFDQVAVPDKGKFLH encoded by the coding sequence ATGGACGAACAGGAACAAACGCTGCATGGACCTTCCGGCGTTAAGCTCCCGATGACGTCGAAAAACGATGGGCTTCTGGAAGAAGTGACTACGGATGTACACTGCCTAACGATAAAAATCGTGAACGTCTGTTTCATTGGAGATGTAACGGGAAACTGGGTGTTGGTGGATACGGGTATGCCGAATGGCAAGGAAGATTTAATCACCGCTTTGCAAAATGAATTCGGGCCATTTACCCCCCCTCAGGCGATTATTCTCACGCACGGACACTTTGACCATGTCGGTGCAGTCGCGGAACTGGTGGATGAATGGCAGGTGCCGGTTTATGCACATACGCTTGAGTTGCCGTTTTTAACAGGGGAAAAGGACTATCCGGAACCGGATACGAGTGTCGAAGGGGGAATGGTTGCCAAATCATCGAAAGCGTTTCCTAATGAAGCAATTCAGTTAGGAAATGCAGTAATGCCGCTTCCAGAGCAAGGAAAGGTCCCTTACTTGGGCGAATGGCAATGGGTGCATACTCCCGGTCACGCTCCGGGACAAATTGCACTATTTAGGGAGAGAGATCGCCTGCTTGTTTCGGGAGACGCTGTTATCACGGTCAAACAAGACGAGTTGAACAAAGTATACAAACAGACCCAAGAGCTTCAAGGTCCACCTAGATATCTTACCACCGACTGGGAGGCGGCGAAAAACTCGGCAGAAAAACTATATAACCTTAATCCGGAGATGATCGTCCCCGGCCATGGCGTTCCCATGTTCGGCCAAGCGTTGCATGCTCAATTTGAATCGTTGATCCGGGATTTTGATCAAGTAGCCGTGCCTGATAAAGGGAAATTTCTTCATTAA
- the hemE gene encoding uroporphyrinogen decarboxylase, giving the protein MATINDSFIRATKGEGGRVKPVWYMRQAGRSQPEYRALKEKYSLFEITHDPELAAYVTRLPVEQYENDAAILYKDIMTPIPALGVDVEIKAGVGPVIEKPVRTMQDVERLHQLEPETHVDYVLETIRLLRTQLQVPLISFAGAPFTLASYMVEGGPSKNYEQTKAMMYGNPKTWTVLMDKLADMTITYTKAQIAAGAQAIQIFDSWVGALNASDYRFFVKPAMEKIFRALRSEGVPLITFGVGARHLLPEWDDLPVDVIGLDWRTSITEARNMGITKALQGNLDPAILHAPWEVIEKRAKQILDEAKDDPAFIFNLGHGVTPSVQPETLKRLTAFVHEYSAGQ; this is encoded by the coding sequence GTGGCGACAATTAACGATTCATTTATTCGGGCGACAAAAGGGGAAGGTGGGCGCGTAAAACCTGTATGGTATATGAGACAGGCAGGTCGTTCGCAACCGGAATACCGTGCATTAAAAGAGAAATATTCGCTATTTGAAATCACTCATGATCCTGAGTTGGCGGCGTACGTCACGAGGTTGCCCGTTGAACAATACGAAAACGATGCAGCCATTCTTTATAAAGACATCATGACACCAATTCCGGCACTCGGGGTTGATGTTGAGATTAAAGCAGGCGTCGGACCCGTGATCGAGAAACCGGTTCGTACGATGCAAGACGTAGAACGGTTGCATCAGCTGGAGCCTGAAACGCATGTCGATTATGTGCTTGAAACCATCCGTTTGTTACGGACACAATTACAGGTGCCGTTAATTTCATTCGCGGGCGCTCCGTTTACGTTGGCCAGTTATATGGTCGAGGGCGGGCCTTCGAAAAATTACGAACAAACAAAAGCCATGATGTATGGCAACCCAAAGACATGGACAGTGCTGATGGATAAACTGGCAGATATGACCATCACGTATACAAAAGCACAAATTGCCGCGGGCGCGCAGGCCATTCAAATTTTTGATTCCTGGGTTGGCGCGTTGAATGCTTCCGATTACCGCTTTTTCGTCAAACCGGCGATGGAAAAAATATTTAGAGCCCTCCGTTCGGAAGGTGTGCCGCTTATTACGTTCGGGGTGGGTGCGAGACACCTGTTACCTGAATGGGATGATCTCCCGGTTGATGTCATCGGACTTGATTGGCGAACGTCGATCACGGAAGCTCGTAATATGGGGATTACGAAAGCATTGCAAGGAAATCTTGATCCGGCTATTTTACACGCGCCGTGGGAAGTGATTGAAAAGCGGGCCAAGCAAATTTTAGATGAAGCGAAAGATGACCCGGCCTTTATCTTCAACCTTGGTCACGGGGTGACACCAAGTGTTCAACCGGAAACCCTGAAACGATTAACAGCCTTTGTTCACGAATATTCAGCAGGACAGTAG
- the hemG gene encoding protoporphyrinogen oxidase has product MKIAIIGGGITGLSALHEIEKQRSEIGKHIEVNLYEKGAELGGKIRTLHREGFTIERGPDSFIIRKPEMLSLVEELGLNDQLVKNHTGQAYIASSGEFHPIPEGSVMGIPTRVAPFLLSSLLTSKGKIRALSDLWLPTKQKEETDESLGLFFRRRFGDELVDRLLEPLLSGLYAGELNELSLESTFPQFRQMGDKHRSLILASRSMAKKRQQSTGLGQKSGLFRTVKGGLSVIVDELEKAASEGTIHKEKQLQAIIPEKEKGYALHFADGTKTEADEVILTVPHSTAADVLPSLSVGEEMKAFPGASVATVAIAFPSTSLQAPLNGTGFLIPKGEGGSEMLKAVTLVHRKWPHLVPDGHVLVRCFVGRPGNDGIVRDTDETIVEQTLNELRKFLDVRGEPLFTDVTRWQRAMPKYTVGHQARIASWESVLADEYPGVYVAGTFYRGVGLPDCVRQGRDVANHVLSGK; this is encoded by the coding sequence ATGAAAATCGCGATTATCGGCGGAGGTATCACAGGGCTTTCCGCCTTGCACGAAATAGAAAAACAGCGTTCAGAAATTGGAAAGCATATAGAAGTGAATCTTTATGAAAAGGGAGCCGAGCTTGGTGGTAAAATCAGAACGTTGCACCGCGAGGGATTTACGATTGAGCGCGGTCCCGATTCTTTCATCATTCGCAAACCGGAAATGCTCTCTCTTGTCGAAGAATTAGGTTTAAACGATCAGCTCGTGAAAAACCATACCGGACAGGCTTATATCGCGAGCAGCGGTGAATTTCACCCCATTCCTGAAGGATCTGTTATGGGCATCCCTACTCGGGTAGCCCCTTTTCTACTTTCTTCCTTACTGACATCAAAAGGGAAAATACGTGCTCTCTCGGATTTATGGTTACCTACAAAACAAAAAGAAGAAACGGATGAGTCGCTCGGCCTTTTTTTTCGAAGGCGTTTTGGAGATGAGCTGGTCGATCGTTTGTTGGAACCTTTGTTATCCGGATTGTACGCGGGTGAACTGAATGAATTAAGTCTGGAATCAACGTTCCCTCAATTTCGGCAAATGGGGGACAAGCACCGAAGCCTTATTCTTGCTTCCCGTTCCATGGCAAAGAAACGACAGCAGTCGACAGGACTTGGTCAAAAAAGCGGGCTATTCCGCACCGTAAAAGGCGGTTTATCTGTCATTGTCGATGAGCTGGAGAAAGCAGCGTCTGAAGGAACGATTCATAAAGAAAAACAATTACAAGCAATCATCCCGGAAAAGGAGAAAGGGTACGCCCTTCATTTTGCAGATGGAACAAAAACAGAGGCAGATGAAGTGATACTCACCGTCCCGCATTCAACGGCAGCCGACGTATTGCCGTCGCTATCCGTGGGCGAAGAGATGAAAGCTTTCCCCGGTGCTTCGGTTGCCACCGTAGCAATCGCGTTCCCGTCGACTTCCCTTCAGGCGCCGCTGAATGGGACCGGTTTTCTCATTCCTAAAGGAGAAGGGGGTAGCGAAATGCTAAAAGCGGTGACACTTGTGCATCGTAAGTGGCCCCATTTGGTTCCGGATGGACACGTCCTTGTGCGTTGTTTCGTTGGACGCCCGGGGAACGATGGGATCGTTCGTGACACGGATGAAACCATCGTTGAACAAACATTAAATGAGCTGCGAAAATTTCTGGACGTACGGGGAGAACCGTTGTTTACAGACGTCACTCGCTGGCAAAGGGCCATGCCTAAATATACGGTCGGTCACCAAGCGAGGATCGCCTCGTGGGAATCGGTGCTTGCCGATGAATACCCGGGTGTTTACGTAGCTGGAACGTTTTACCGAGGGGTTGGGTTGCCGGATTGTG
- a CDS encoding transglycosylase domain-containing protein, with product MMKRFNKSIYITIVVILSTLVIAVGSYAVALIAGSILVDEDKLDFPETTTLVDENGEELGRLFTEDRENISINEVPPHVQEAFLAVEDHRFYEHQGIDIWAIGRALYRDILAGAKVEGGSTLTQQLAKNVFLEQDQTWMRKTKEVLISMNLERKYSKETILEMYLNQIYFGHGTYGISRAAETYFDKPVSELNIAEGAMLAAIPKAPYHYSPASDVEEAEVRRNTVLALMEQHGFIDENQQQVAEGEAISPELNEKPPMDESLYTYVDMVIEEGRNRFELSENELMTGGYTIQLPIDAEMQNASHEMIQNQDHFPGDNENVQASFVLLDNSTGAVQAIHGGRDYVRKGLNRALIPRQPGSAFKPISVFAPALYSGDYQPYSMLKDEEIVYEDYDDYAPQNISGEYSGTMTMRDAIVQSANAPAVWLLDQMGVEQGKEWAEQAVHPFDDEGLSVALGGLSEGVSPLDMAEAYTTFSNDGVKAEPYFISKIESNDGRDVFVHDNRNERLLSEQDAWYMTRMLEDVVSEGTAQSGETDHALAGKTGTTGFEKVEGANRDAWFVGYTPRYTGALWMGHDETTEEQYLEGGSAYPTAMFKSILNHETVDQGAVAFRKPDGVEDLDPPVQLAAVDDLSAGLTLQGEGFLNVKLQWTEAEDERLIYNIYEVEGEAAHKVGEVEGEGSYTVNGTNMFSLNEYMVVPYNPQTGQEGEPSNIADVHLASWF from the coding sequence ATGATGAAACGGTTTAATAAAAGCATCTATATTACGATCGTTGTTATTCTTTCCACGCTTGTTATCGCGGTAGGCAGCTATGCAGTGGCGCTGATCGCCGGTAGTATTTTGGTGGATGAAGACAAGCTCGACTTCCCCGAGACGACAACGTTGGTTGACGAAAACGGAGAGGAATTGGGCCGGTTATTTACCGAAGACCGTGAAAATATATCCATTAATGAAGTGCCCCCTCATGTCCAAGAAGCTTTTCTTGCCGTCGAAGACCACCGCTTTTACGAACATCAAGGCATTGACATTTGGGCGATCGGGCGTGCCCTTTATCGAGACATCTTAGCCGGAGCAAAAGTAGAAGGCGGAAGCACGCTCACCCAACAACTGGCAAAGAATGTTTTTCTGGAGCAAGACCAAACGTGGATGCGTAAAACAAAAGAAGTATTGATCAGCATGAACCTGGAACGAAAATACAGCAAGGAAACGATCCTTGAAATGTATTTAAACCAAATCTATTTTGGCCATGGAACGTATGGAATTTCGCGTGCGGCTGAAACATATTTTGATAAACCGGTAAGCGAGTTGAATATAGCAGAAGGTGCAATGCTTGCCGCGATTCCGAAAGCGCCATATCATTATTCACCGGCTTCGGATGTGGAAGAAGCGGAGGTAAGGCGTAATACGGTACTCGCGTTGATGGAACAACATGGATTTATTGATGAAAATCAGCAACAAGTTGCTGAGGGGGAAGCTATTTCCCCGGAATTGAATGAAAAACCGCCCATGGATGAATCTCTTTATACCTATGTTGATATGGTTATAGAGGAAGGACGTAACCGCTTCGAACTCAGTGAAAATGAATTAATGACCGGGGGGTATACCATTCAACTTCCGATTGATGCGGAGATGCAGAATGCTTCCCATGAAATGATCCAAAATCAAGATCACTTTCCGGGAGACAATGAAAATGTGCAAGCATCTTTTGTGTTACTCGACAATTCGACCGGCGCTGTGCAAGCGATTCACGGCGGCAGGGACTATGTACGGAAAGGATTGAATCGAGCGCTTATCCCCAGGCAGCCGGGGTCTGCTTTCAAACCGATTTCAGTCTTTGCGCCTGCGCTTTATTCAGGAGATTATCAGCCTTACTCAATGTTAAAGGACGAAGAAATCGTTTATGAAGATTATGATGATTATGCACCGCAGAATATAAGCGGTGAATACAGCGGCACAATGACGATGAGGGACGCCATTGTGCAGTCGGCGAATGCACCTGCCGTCTGGTTGCTTGATCAAATGGGGGTTGAGCAAGGAAAAGAATGGGCAGAACAAGCGGTGCACCCCTTTGATGATGAAGGCTTATCCGTTGCATTGGGAGGGCTTTCGGAAGGCGTATCCCCATTGGACATGGCAGAGGCCTACACAACATTTTCCAATGATGGGGTGAAAGCCGAACCTTATTTTATCTCCAAAATTGAAAGTAACGACGGCAGAGACGTATTTGTTCATGACAACCGCAACGAGAGATTATTGAGTGAACAAGATGCTTGGTATATGACACGGATGTTGGAAGATGTCGTCAGTGAAGGAACAGCGCAGAGTGGAGAAACGGACCATGCACTGGCCGGAAAAACCGGCACGACCGGATTTGAAAAAGTCGAAGGGGCTAATCGCGATGCGTGGTTTGTCGGTTACACCCCTCGGTATACAGGTGCTCTCTGGATGGGACATGATGAAACGACCGAAGAGCAATATTTGGAAGGCGGGAGCGCTTATCCGACGGCGATGTTCAAGTCGATTCTGAATCACGAGACGGTGGATCAAGGAGCGGTTGCTTTCAGAAAGCCCGATGGCGTAGAGGATCTGGACCCCCCCGTTCAACTGGCGGCCGTGGATGACCTTTCGGCAGGACTGACTTTGCAGGGAGAAGGCTTTCTGAATGTTAAGTTGCAGTGGACGGAAGCTGAGGATGAACGACTCATATATAATATCTATGAAGTGGAAGGAGAAGCGGCGCATAAAGTCGGTGAAGTGGAAGGAGAAGGTTCGTACACCGTTAACGGGACAAATATGTTTTCGTTGAACGAATATATGGTGGTACCGTATAACCCCCAAACCGGCCAGGAAGGAGAGCCATCGAATATCGCGGACGTTCATCTCGCTTCGTGGTTCTAA